From Pieris rapae chromosome 3, ilPieRapa1.1, whole genome shotgun sequence, a single genomic window includes:
- the LOC110997078 gene encoding zinc finger protein 786, with translation MSGTAVLKLEMDSDLCGVCGCSGELMTPEEYDASELPQVPLRSMLLQINNHKVIPEGRLCSSCIRRAVDAYQFSSALSAKGTPSLSDKVRLLRKRLLDLTQKIDVFIVVGGQNKESGAMYNEDDIIMVDRDALSLAAAYDTDDLEKVKNAAGESVYQCTVCPMSFEVASEYRIHVNSHGSSARHSCWTCGAQFTSLEALQDHTLLHRVQANNQLVNCCPVCEETFSSQSELGAHARAVHTSGISVCEVCSSAVPVDELPAHRLAHRQADRFLCGYDLCILRFPTRSDLMSHIRSCHAGTAGPDVSIDKPQGGQADEATGQNSKTTGHTGDSGSSERIVPCANCDRMFGSVAAMKRHARVHRREETQQDEEWVAPTGVSGDVEYLELETLDDLRDYPME, from the exons ATGAGCGGTACTGCTGTTTTGAAGCTCGAAATGGATTCTGATTTGTGTGGGGTATGTGGCTGCAGCGGAGAACTAATGACACCAGAAGAATATGATGCTTCTGAGTTGCCACAGGTGCCGCTCAGAAGTATGCTTTTGCAGATTAATAACCATAag GTAATTCCAGAAGGTAGACTCTGTTCTAGCTGTATTAGAAGAGCTGTTGATGCCTACCAGTTTAGTTCTGCCCTCTCAGCCAAAGGTACTCCGTCTTTAAGTGATAAAGTTAGGCTTCTTCGAAAACGACTCCTGGACCTTACTCAG aaaATAGATGTATTCATAGTAGTCGGGGGCCAAAACAAAGAGTCAGGTGCAATGTATAATGAAGATGATATTATCATGGTTGATCGGGATGCACTTTCATTGGCAGCAGCTTATGATACTGATGACCtagaaaaagttaaaaatgcaGCAGGGGAGTCTGTTTACCAGTGCACAGTTTGTCCAATGTCATTTGAG GTGGCTAGTGAATACAGAATTCATGTGAATAGTCATGGATCCAGTGCAAGGCATTCTTGTTGGACATGTGGGGCCCAATTCACATCATTAGAAGCTTTACAGGATCACACCTTATTGCATCGCGTTCAGGCTAACAATCag ttAGTGAATTGTTGTCCGGTATGCGAAGAAACATTCTCATCCCAGTCAGAGTTAGGTGCACATGCAAGAGCAGTGCATACCAGCGGTATCAGTGTTTGTGAAGTATGCTCAAGTGCAGTTCCAGTTGATGAGTTACCAGCCCACCGCCTGGCTCATAGACAGGCTGACCGGTTTCTTTGTGGATATGATCTCTGTATACTACGGTTTCCTACTAG gagTGACTTAATGTCTCACATACGATCATGCCATGCGGGTACCGCGGGGCCTGACGTGAGTATCGACAAACCTCAAGGTGGGCAAGCTGATGAGGCAACAGGCCAAAACTCTAAAACAACGGGGCATACTGGAGATTCGGGAAGTAGCGAACGAATTGTGCCTTGCGCTAACTGCGATCGAAT GTTTGGATCGGTCGCTGCCATGAAGCGACACGCCCGTGTTCATCGGCGGGAAGAAACCCaacag gaTGAAGAATGGGTGGCACCTACTGGAGTGAGTGGAGATGTTGAATATCTTGAACTTGAGACTTTGGATGATCTCCGAGACTATCCCATGGAGTAA
- the LOC110997079 gene encoding alpha-ketoglutarate-dependent dioxygenase alkB homolog 7, mitochondrial isoform X1, protein MRILTLNLLRNSNFDLNKLRFLCSTEKVIQPKGDIQKISGDLRMIEFLPSWKADEDTDLRKQVVRDMRVIPDFINETEEISLLSEVEPQLKRMRYEFDHWDNAIEGYRETERQAWNEQNSVTLARVRSVAFENGAELLPHTHVLDLAPAGYIKPHVDAVRFCGDTIAGLCLLSGAVMRLMHENSPDYVLDVLLPRRSLYIMSGVARYQFNHAVLSNEKSVWRGGKLIKKRRVAIITREQPKKPADII, encoded by the exons atgcgCATACTAACCTTAAACCTATTACGAAATAGTAACTTCGATCTTAATAAACTGCGATTTCTCTGTTCTACTGAAAAAGTTATACAGCCAAAGGgtgatatacaaaaaatttctG GTGACCTTCGCATGATAGAATTTCTTCCATCATGGAAAGCTGACGAGGACACAGACTTAAGAAAGCAGGTCGTACGCGATATGCGAGTGATTCCTGACTTTATTAACGAGACTGAAGAAATTTCTCTACTATCTGAGGTGGAACCACAGCTTAAACGGATGAGATATGAGTTTGATCATTGGGACAAT GCAATAGAAGGCTATCGTGAAACAGAGCGTCAAGCATGGAATGAGCAGAACAGTGTGACACTGGCAAGAGTTCGGTCAGTTGCATTTGAGAATGGTGCAGAGCTTCTACCGCATACACATGTTTTAGACCTTGCTCCTGCAGGATATATTAAGCCTCATGTTGATGCTGTTCGG ttttgtGGTGACACTATAGCAGGTCTGTGCTTGTTATCTGGAGCTGTTATGAGGCTCATGCATGAGAACAGTCCCGATTATGTCTTAGATGTATTGCTACCAAGAAGATCACTTTATATTATGAG CGGCGTGGCGCGATACCAGTTTAATCACGCTGTTTTGTCAAATGAGAAAAGTGTATGGCGTGGAGGGAAACTGATCAAGAAGCGGCGAGTAGCAATTATTACCAGAGAACAACCAAAAAAACCAgcagatataatttaa
- the LOC110997079 gene encoding alpha-ketoglutarate-dependent dioxygenase alkB homolog 7, mitochondrial isoform X2, whose product MIEFLPSWKADEDTDLRKQVVRDMRVIPDFINETEEISLLSEVEPQLKRMRYEFDHWDNAIEGYRETERQAWNEQNSVTLARVRSVAFENGAELLPHTHVLDLAPAGYIKPHVDAVRFCGDTIAGLCLLSGAVMRLMHENSPDYVLDVLLPRRSLYIMSGVARYQFNHAVLSNEKSVWRGGKLIKKRRVAIITREQPKKPADII is encoded by the exons ATGATAGAATTTCTTCCATCATGGAAAGCTGACGAGGACACAGACTTAAGAAAGCAGGTCGTACGCGATATGCGAGTGATTCCTGACTTTATTAACGAGACTGAAGAAATTTCTCTACTATCTGAGGTGGAACCACAGCTTAAACGGATGAGATATGAGTTTGATCATTGGGACAAT GCAATAGAAGGCTATCGTGAAACAGAGCGTCAAGCATGGAATGAGCAGAACAGTGTGACACTGGCAAGAGTTCGGTCAGTTGCATTTGAGAATGGTGCAGAGCTTCTACCGCATACACATGTTTTAGACCTTGCTCCTGCAGGATATATTAAGCCTCATGTTGATGCTGTTCGG ttttgtGGTGACACTATAGCAGGTCTGTGCTTGTTATCTGGAGCTGTTATGAGGCTCATGCATGAGAACAGTCCCGATTATGTCTTAGATGTATTGCTACCAAGAAGATCACTTTATATTATGAG CGGCGTGGCGCGATACCAGTTTAATCACGCTGTTTTGTCAAATGAGAAAAGTGTATGGCGTGGAGGGAAACTGATCAAGAAGCGGCGAGTAGCAATTATTACCAGAGAACAACCAAAAAAACCAgcagatataatttaa